CACGTCGCACGTCCGCTCCTACATGGGACTCAAGGAGCTCTGCAACGTCTCCGGAATTTGCGACGTCAATCAAGCGGCGCGAGAACGCTCAGCAGCGATTGTGCAAAATATGGGCGGGGCGAAACCGAAGGAGTACGCCGACATGCGGGAGGTCTTCGCCGACAAGGACGTCGACGCCGTCTCCATGGCTACTCCCAATCACTGGCACGCGCTCGGAACGGTCTGGGCCTGCCAAGCAGGCAAGGACGTCTACGTCGAAAAGCCGGCGAGCCACAACGTTTGGGAGGCGGACCGCATGGTGGACGCCGCCCGCAAGTACAAACGCATCGTGCAGGTGGGCACGCAGTCGCGTTCGTCCGCGGCCGTCAAGAAGGCCGTGGAGGTGATGAAGGAAGGCGCGATCGGGCAGGTCTACATGGCAAAGGGCCTCTGCTTCAAGCGGCGCCCGTCGATCGGCAGAAAGCCGGACGGGCCGCCGCCGCCGGGCCTCGATTGGGACAAGTTCCTCGGCCCCGCGCCGATGCGCGCGTTTAACGAGAACCGCTTCAAGTACAACTGGCATTGGTTCTGGGACACCGGCAACGGCGACCTCGGCAACCAGGGCGTGCACCAGATGGACGTAGCGATCTGGGGGCTGGGCATTACGAACCTCCCCACGGCTGTGGTTTCCACCGGCGGTAAGTACGTCTACGACGACGACCAGGAAACGCCGAACACGCAGATCGCGAGTTTCGACTATGGTCCGGTGGAGCTGGTGTTCGAAGTGCGCGGCCTGATGACCGGCGGCGAAGGCGACGAGAAGGGCGTGAGGGTCGGGAACATCTGGTACGGTTCCGAGGGCTACCTGGTGCTCGGCGGTGGCGGCTTCCGCGTCTACAAGGGCGAGAAAAACGAACTGGCGATGGAGGAGAAGCCGGCGCGCGGCGGCGGCGACGGCGGGCACATGGGGAATTTTCTGGAAGCCGTGAAGTCACGCGACCGGAACCACCTCAATGCCGAGGTCGCCACCGGGATTACCTCCGCCAAGCTGTGCCATCTCGCGAACATCAGCTACCGGTTGAAGCGCCGGCTGGCGGTGGATCCGCGGACGCAGCGGTTCGTGAACGACGCGGAGGCCAACGCCATGCTGACGCGGAACTACCGGGCGCCCTACGTGGTTCCGGCGAACGTCTGATCTTTCGGCCTGGTCTCGAGGAACATCGGCCTCCCGCCACGGGTTGGGCCAAGGTGACGAGCGTTGCCGCGAATACGCAAACACCCTGTCACTGGCTCACCGCCGCCCGCCGCCGCCGCGCCTCCTGCGAGTCCGGCTGCAGTCGCACGGCCTCGTTGTAGCGGTCGAGCGCGAGCGCGCGATCCCCAAGCGCCTCATGCGCGACGCCGAGGTTGATCCACGTCAACGGGTGATCCGGGTCCGCCGCGCGGGCGCGTTCCAGAATCGCGAGCGCCTGTTCGGTGCGGCCGCGCATTCCGTGGTAAACGGCAAGCCCGTTGAGCGCCGTGACGTGATCGGGGTCGGCTTTGAGCACCTTATCGATCACCGGCAGCGCCTCCTCGTGGCGGCCCTCGCGCATGAGTGCGTCGGCCAGAGCGGCGAGGTTAGCCGTAGTGGCCTCGGTGCGCTTCCACGCTGCCGCCGATCCGTTGGTCCGCGCGAAGTGGAGTGCTTGGGCCTGGCGCAGCATGGCGGCGTTTGCGCGGTTCGCGAAGGCCACCAGTGGCCCGGAATAGGGGGCCGGGTCATGACGTTCCGCGGGGCCGGGCTTCGCGATCCGATGGTCCGTCATCTCGACGTGCGGGGCGTCGCCGGCCGGGCGCTTCGGCATGTGGCACGACGCGCAGTCCGGGTTGCCGCCGCCGTGGGTTCGTTCCACCGTTTTGTGGCAGCCGGCGCAGGCATTGCGGGCTCGGGCGGTGTGCGGATCGTGGCAGGTGGTGCAGGTGAGCGCGCCCTTGCTTTCGGCGAAGCAGCGGGACTCGAGCATCCGGTAGCCGGCGTGGTTGATCTCGAAGCGGGGAGCGTGGTCGGCGCGGTCGAAGTACGCCTTGTAGGCGGCTAGCGGTTCGCCGGGGCGATACGAGAAGACGTCGCGGCCGGAGAGGCGGAGCGAATCCGGGAAGCCGCTCGACGCTGTTTCGAGATGGCACTGGAGGCAGATATCGAGTTGACGGTCCGGTGGAAGGCGCGCCGGGTTGAGAATGGACCCGCGCTGCGGGCGGCGCAGATGCGCGCCGGTGTCGCCATGACAGCGGACGCAATCGATGGCGCGCGGCGTGGCGGCCGGTGTATCCGGGTACGCAGCGTGGCAGAACAGGCACTCCGGCGTGATCGGCCGGCGGAAACCGAGGTGATCCGGGCGATCGTAGCCCGGCGACATCGCCCATGCCTTTTCGCCCGTGTACCAGGTAACCGGCAACTCGATCAGCTTCCCGAGCGGCGTCCGATGGATGGGCGTGTAGGCGTGATTCCCGGAGCCGATCGCGAGGTTGACCGGCTTTTCGAGCACGTTCAACTCCGCGCCGTTCGCTCCCTTCTGGTGGCGGCGGACGACGCCATTCGCGATCGCGTAGTGCCGGTTCGAGATCCGATGGTAGTAGGTTCCCTCCGGCAGCACGTCCTTAGACAAAACGGACCGGCCCATGCCGGTCCGTTCAAAGGATTGTACG
This DNA window, taken from Bryobacteraceae bacterium, encodes the following:
- a CDS encoding Gfo/Idh/MocA family oxidoreductase, with protein sequence MNSTRRSFLMSAATAASAARVLGANDRVSLVVIGVGGRGTSHVRSYMGLKELCNVSGICDVNQAARERSAAIVQNMGGAKPKEYADMREVFADKDVDAVSMATPNHWHALGTVWACQAGKDVYVEKPASHNVWEADRMVDAARKYKRIVQVGTQSRSSAAVKKAVEVMKEGAIGQVYMAKGLCFKRRPSIGRKPDGPPPPGLDWDKFLGPAPMRAFNENRFKYNWHWFWDTGNGDLGNQGVHQMDVAIWGLGITNLPTAVVSTGGKYVYDDDQETPNTQIASFDYGPVELVFEVRGLMTGGEGDEKGVRVGNIWYGSEGYLVLGGGGFRVYKGEKNELAMEEKPARGGGDGGHMGNFLEAVKSRDRNHLNAEVATGITSAKLCHLANISYRLKRRLAVDPRTQRFVNDAEANAMLTRNYRAPYVVPANV
- a CDS encoding tetratricopeptide repeat protein; translated protein: MGRSVLSKDVLPEGTYYHRISNRHYAIANGVVRRHQKGANGAELNVLEKPVNLAIGSGNHAYTPIHRTPLGKLIELPVTWYTGEKAWAMSPGYDRPDHLGFRRPITPECLFCHAAYPDTPAATPRAIDCVRCHGDTGAHLRRPQRGSILNPARLPPDRQLDICLQCHLETASSGFPDSLRLSGRDVFSYRPGEPLAAYKAYFDRADHAPRFEINHAGYRMLESRCFAESKGALTCTTCHDPHTARARNACAGCHKTVERTHGGGNPDCASCHMPKRPAGDAPHVEMTDHRIAKPGPAERHDPAPYSGPLVAFANRANAAMLRQAQALHFARTNGSAAAWKRTEATTANLAALADALMREGRHEEALPVIDKVLKADPDHVTALNGLAVYHGMRGRTEQALAILERARAADPDHPLTWINLGVAHEALGDRALALDRYNEAVRLQPDSQEARRRRAAVSQ